The Hymenobacter sp. DG01 sequence AACTATGCCCTGGTGCTCAGCTCCAATGCTGGCCTCTGGGGCTACAGCATCGGCGACACGGTGCGCTTCACTCAGAAATATCCCTTTCGCGTCGTTGTGACGGGCCGCATTAAGCACTTCCTCTCGGCTTTCGGCGAGCATGTTATTGGCGAGGAGGTAGAGCAAACCCTGCGCGAGGCCATGCAGCAGCACCCCGAGGTAGAGGTAGTAGAATTCACAGTGGCCCCCCGCGTCAGCGACGACCCTGCCGTGCCTTCCCGCCACGAGTGGCTCATTGAGTTTGCCCGTCCGCCTCACGATGCTGCCGCCTTTGCCGCCGCCCTCGATGCCGGCCTGCGCCGCCGCAACGTCTATTACGACGACCTGCTGCGCGGCAACATCCTGGCCCCACTGCAACTCACGCCCCTGCCGGCTGGGGCATTCCAGCGCTACATGAAAAGCCTGGGCAAGCTCGGTGGCCAGAACAAAGTGCCCCGGTTGAGCAATGACAGGGGGGTAGCGGAAGGGTTGTTGCAGAGCCAGCTTTAGTAAGGTAAGTTGCCGCTAGCCTTATTTATAAGTATTCATCTACATCGCTAAACCCATGAAAAAAGCAGTTTCTGTAGTTGTAGCTAGTTTTTGTGCCGTAGTTGCTCTGGTCGCCTTCATGAGTGCAGGCTCCCCGGCACCGGCCGAAGGGCGCATGGAAGAATATGCGGTAGTGAGCGTGTATCAGTATGGCAAAAACAACTTTGTTAGCGTAACCATTGGCTCCAAGCCCAGCCAGGAGAAAGTCTATCAGAAGGAAAAGAACGTGGAACGCCACGACCTGGCACCCGTACTGGCCGAGTTAGAAAAGCTGAATGCGCAAGGCTTTGAGCTCCTGAACGGTACTGCCGCCATGCACAGTGTACATGGTGGCGGTGGTGAGCCTTTCTATTCCTTCATCATGAAGCGGCGCCTGAAATAAACCGCCCGGATGCTTTTCGCAACCAATCGGGTGAGGGTCTATTCTTACAAATACGGCTGCTTTGCCAGCGCCTTGCCTTGATGTCTGCAATACTGTTAGGAGTGTCTTGCGGCTTATTTATAGGACTGTTTCTCTGGATAAACAGAAAAACAGGGCAGGAAATATTGAAAGAAGGTTTCCACACCTGGGCAGTAGTAATAGAGTATAAGACCGAATTTGTACGGGTAGCCGGTAGCTGGACGTGGCTGGCATACCCGCAGGTGGACTATATATCGGAGAGGGGCCAGTTAAAGCACAGTCGGTTAAAATATGCGAGCAGTGAGAGGCTTTTACTAAGTATAGGAGATGAGATTGAGGTAGTATTGCACAAGGGCGAGCTTTACTTCAAGCCCCTATTCAGTCAAAGTCTATGGGAGCTTCTCGAAGGTGAGACGTTCTAAAGCTCCCGTAAGTCTAGTCTTTCTCAGTGCCCTTCGTCGCAAAATGATAAGTCAACTAACCAAACCCCACCTCCACGCCCTGTGCCTCGCCTACGTGCAAGAGCGCATCGAAGCCTGCCAAGCGGCCATTCAGGCGGCCCAGGAATCGGCTAACTCCGAAACCAAGAGCAGCGCCGGCGACAAGTACGAAACCGGCCGCGCCATGGCCCAGAACGAGCGGGACCGGAACGCCGTGCAGCTCCAGCAAGCCCTGCAACTCCAGGGCGAGGTTCAGCGCATCAACCCCGAGCTGCCCTGCGACACGGTGCGGCCCGGCGCCCTGGTTTCTACCAGCATGGGATGGTTCTACATCAGCATCAGCGCCGGCAAGCTCACCCTGGACGGGCAGGATTACTTTGCGGTATCGGCGGCGGCGCCCGTGGCAGCGGCGTTGGCCGGCAAGCGGGCCGGGGAGCAGGCGGCGTTCAACGGGAAGCCGGTCCGCATAGAAGCCATAGCCTAAACCGCATGCGAAGTTAAGTCCAGCTTCGCGCTACTTTTGTACATGTCCTTCCCTACCCCCAAGCGCGTTACCCTGCTCGGCTCCACCGGTTCCATCGGTACCCAGGCCCTTGATGTGATGCGCGCCCAGCCCGGCCAGTTCACCGTCACGGCCCTGTCGGCGCAGTCGAATGCCGATTTGCTGATTCAGCAGGCCCGCGAGTTCCGGCCCGCCGCCGTGGTTATCGGCGACGAATCCAAATACCCAACCGTAAAAGCCGCCCTGGCCAGCCAGCCCGAAACCGAAGTGCTGACCGGCGCAGCAGCCCTGGCCGACGTGGCCGGCCGCGAGGATTCCGATGTAGTGCTCACGGCCATGGTGGGCTACGCCGGGCTGCTGCCCACGGTGCGCGCTATCCGGGCCGGCAAAACCATTGCCCTGGCCAACAAAGAAACCCTGGTAGTAGCTGGCCAACTGATTACCGAGTTGGTGAAAGAACACGGGGTAGGGCTTTATCCCGTCGATTCCGAGCACTCGGCCATTTTTCAGTGCCTGGTAGGGGAGGAGCAGAACCCCATCGAAAAGATTATCCTCACGGCCTCGGGCGGACCGTTCCGGGGCCGCACCCGCGAGCAGCTGGCCCTCGTGACGAAGGCCCAGGCCCTCAAGCACCCCAACTGGGATATGGGCGCCAAAATCACCATCGACTCGGCTTCCCTGATGAACAAGGGGCTGGAAGTGATTGAAGCCAAGTGGCTGTTTGGCCTGCACGACGACCAGATTGAGGTAATCGTGCACCCTCAAAGCATTATCCACTCCCTGGTGCAGTTTGAAGATGGCTCCCTGAAGGCCCAGCTAGGCCTGCCCGACATGAAGCTGCCCATTCAGTACGCCCTGGGTTACCCCCAGCGCCTGCCTAGCCAATTCCCGCGCTTCCGCTTTCTCGACTATCCCCAGCTTACCTTCGAACAACCCGATATCGATACTTTCCGCAACCTGGCCCTGGCCTTTGAGGCCATGCGGCGCGGCGGCAACGCGCCTTGCGTGCTAAACGCTGCCAACGAAGTAGCCGTAGCCGCCTTCCTGCGCGACGAAATCGGGTTCCTGGAAATGTCGGAGGTGGTAGAAACCAGCCTCGCCAGGGTTTCGTACCTTGCCGCTCCTAGCTTGGAGGACTACGTACAAACCGACATCGAAACGCGCCGCATTGCCCAGGAGCTGATTGGGGCCCGCGCCTGACACCCTGGCCGGTCCGGGCACTACTCCCGGGTTCGGTGCGTTGTTTGTGTTCTGTTCTTGGGGCTGTATCTGGCTATTATGCCAGGCATCAGCCTGCCACTTACCTAATCACCTAAAATACCCTACCCCCTTTGGAAGGACTTATCATGGCCGGGCAGATGCTGCTGGGCCTTTCCATTCTGGTTGGTTTGCACGAGTTTGGACACTTCGCAGCCGCCAAATACTTTAAAATCCGCGTCGATAAGTTTTATATCTTCTTCGACTTCCTGTTTCCGTTGCCGGGCGTAATGAACTTCGCCCTGTTCAAGAAGAAAGTGGGCGAAACGGAGTATGGCCTGGGTTGGTTTCCGCTGGGCGGCTACGTGGCCATCCACGGCATGATTGACGAAACCCAGGATGCCGACAGCCTCGCGGCCGAGCCCCAGCCCAACGAGTTTCGGGCCAAGCCGGCCTGGCAGCGCCTGATTGTGATGCTGGGCGGCATCATCATGAACGTCATCACCGGCATCATCATCTTCACGCTCATCACCTTTAAGTATGGTGAAAGCTACCTGCCGGCCGCAGAGGCACGCTATGGGGTAGTTCCCAACGAGTTGGGCAAGGAAATTGGCTTCCGGACCGGGGATAAGATTGTCAAGATCAACGGCCAGCCCTTCGCGGAGTTCAACGATGTGTACAGCCCCGAAGTAGTACTGGGCAACAACGCCTATTACACCGTGGACCGGGGCGGGCAGCTGCTCGACATCAACGTGCCCAACAACTTTATGGACCGTTTGGCCGATGAAGGCCAGTCGGCTTTCGTGCTGCCCCTCGACCCCTTCGTGGTAGATCAGGTGGTAGGGAGCAGCCCCGCCGCTAAAGCCGGCCTGCAGCCCAACGACCGGATTCTGAAGGTGGGCAACCAG is a genomic window containing:
- a CDS encoding 1-deoxy-D-xylulose-5-phosphate reductoisomerase is translated as MSFPTPKRVTLLGSTGSIGTQALDVMRAQPGQFTVTALSAQSNADLLIQQAREFRPAAVVIGDESKYPTVKAALASQPETEVLTGAAALADVAGREDSDVVLTAMVGYAGLLPTVRAIRAGKTIALANKETLVVAGQLITELVKEHGVGLYPVDSEHSAIFQCLVGEEQNPIEKIILTASGGPFRGRTREQLALVTKAQALKHPNWDMGAKITIDSASLMNKGLEVIEAKWLFGLHDDQIEVIVHPQSIIHSLVQFEDGSLKAQLGLPDMKLPIQYALGYPQRLPSQFPRFRFLDYPQLTFEQPDIDTFRNLALAFEAMRRGGNAPCVLNAANEVAVAAFLRDEIGFLEMSEVVETSLARVSYLAAPSLEDYVQTDIETRRIAQELIGARA
- the rseP gene encoding RIP metalloprotease RseP gives rise to the protein MEGLIMAGQMLLGLSILVGLHEFGHFAAAKYFKIRVDKFYIFFDFLFPLPGVMNFALFKKKVGETEYGLGWFPLGGYVAIHGMIDETQDADSLAAEPQPNEFRAKPAWQRLIVMLGGIIMNVITGIIIFTLITFKYGESYLPAAEARYGVVPNELGKEIGFRTGDKIVKINGQPFAEFNDVYSPEVVLGNNAYYTVDRGGQLLDINVPNNFMDRLADEGQSAFVLPLDPFVVDQVVGSSPAAKAGLQPNDRILKVGNQPIQFFPELQKALKDNAGKATPLQVERGGQPLTLTVNVDEDGKIGFLPKSLLKFATRQYGLAESVPVGTKQAFGVVTTQVKAFAKIFRGEASFRKSIGGPIEIAQQYGGKWDWFRFWTLTGMLSMVLAFMNLLPIPALDGGHVIFLLYEMIAGRKPSDKFLENAQKVGMLLILGLMAFVLIINPLLKSFGK
- a CDS encoding 3-oxoacyl-ACP synthase; its protein translation is MISQLTKPHLHALCLAYVQERIEACQAAIQAAQESANSETKSSAGDKYETGRAMAQNERDRNAVQLQQALQLQGEVQRINPELPCDTVRPGALVSTSMGWFYISISAGKLTLDGQDYFAVSAAAPVAAALAGKRAGEQAAFNGKPVRIEAIA